Below is a genomic region from Dehalobacter sp..
ACATTCTCATGATTTGAGAGCTTGGCAATGGTGGTTGAACTTAATCCGGATGCCAATTGCAGATCCTTCTTTTTCATATCTCTATCAATAAGGAGCTTCCATAATTTTTTATAACTTACTCGCATATTCGCCACCCATTTCCTAAGTTTCAACTTATTATACCAAAATTTGCATGTGCTTTACAATATATTTTACGCATTTGTAAAGATTTCGTTTATATTTATTCTACATTTAAGCAGTTTTAAAGAAATATATGTAGCTATCTCCCTCCGTCTGTGGTAGTGTCTGTTGCTGAAGGGAGATGGTATATTGAAAAAGCTAATTATCGTCGGAATAGGCATTATCGCCTGTGTCGCATTGTGTGCCACTGTGTGGCCTCGGAACGCCGAGGTCGGAGATTTACCCGCCGAGCCTGAAAAAACCGCCGTAATCTCTGAAATTGAGGCGAGTCAAAAAGAAGTGTCGCCATTTATTCTTTCTGATGATACTCCTGTTGCCGAGCCGAAGACTGTTGCCAAAAATGAGCCAACGAAAAACGAGGTAATAAAGGCAGAAGAAAAAACTCAACCCTCTGCACCATCAAAACAAGCATCGCCGCCAGTGGTAACTTCTAAATCGTCAGCACAGCCGTCATCCAGCCAAAAGTCCGGCGACAGAGCTATCATCGACGGTAAGCCACATATATGGATACCCGGCTTCGGTTGGATTGAAGATCATGGAGGCGGGAGTATCGGGATCACCATTGACGGTGAAGGCGATATTAATAAGCAGGTTGGCGTCATGGGCGGCGGCACGACAGTCGGCAATCCCGGCGACGAGCTCACAGGAAACAAGGTTGGTATCATGGGAGGCGGAACCGTCGCCGAGGATATGTACGAGAACGGACATAAAATAGGGATTATGGGTGGCAATGAATCATCGTCAAGTGAGGCAACCCCTCCGCCATCTGAGCAACCGGAGCCGGTTGATGGAGAAATTCTTATCGTGTTTCTCGAAGTACCGGAGAAGAATAGCATCCCGCCTCCATATAAACCAAACACAACACATCCAACGAATCCATAAGAATTACTGAACGAGCGCATAAAGTCGTAACAGGCCAAATACGCTCGTTCTTTCTGCTGTTCGTATTACTGCTGTTTTGATGCTGTCAGTTACATTCCAATCTGTTCGTCTCCGATGGATTTAGTACGCTGTCAGCGAACCT
It encodes:
- a CDS encoding helix-turn-helix transcriptional regulator is translated as MRVSYKKLWKLLIDRDMKKKDLQLASGLSSTTIAKLSNHENVSMEVLIKVCATLGVDFGDIMELVPDLQDNTK